Below is a genomic region from Phycisphaerae bacterium.
AAGGACACGGGTTCCGCGGAAGTGCAGATCGCGCTTCTCACCAGCCGCATCTCGGAACTCACTGGTCATTTGCAATCGAATCTCAAGGACCACGCCGCGCGGCGCGGGCTCTTGAAGATGGTCGGTCGCCGCACGAAACTGCTGCGCTACCTGACCCAAACCGATCGCGAGCGCTATCGCCAGATCGTCGCGAACCTCGGCTTGCGAAAGTAGCGGTTGCGCGACCGACTGCGGGGAGCTCGCCGCCACGACCCCCGACGACTTCTGCCCCCGACAGAAATCTCCACGATCGTCGTTAGAACCTGTGCTCGGCAGTGATTCCATCGGCTTTTGACCTTGGGGGAAGCTCCCCAAGTTGCGCCGTGAATCCTGCCGGGGTCGTGTGTCGTTGAAGACGTCAGAGTCCGTTACAAGCAGAGATCGGAAACGCGAGCATGTCGGAAAGCACAAAGCGCATCCCGTTGGGAATTCACGAAGTTGAGCGGGTCATCGGAGGTCGCACCTTACGCATTGAGACAGGGCGAATCGCCCGGCAGGCAGCCGGATCGGTCCTGGTAACCTACGGCGAGACGGTGGTGCTCGGGGCGGTGGTCGGCGGGCCGCCGCGAGAGGGAATCGATTTCTTCCCCTTGACCGTAGACTATCGCGAGAAGACCTACGCCGCCGGCAAATTCCCAGGCGGCTTCTTCAAGCGCGAGTCTCGCCCCACGAACAAGGAAATCCTGACCATGCGGATGATCGACCGCCCCATGCGGCCGCTATTCCCCAACGAGTACCGGGATGAAGTACTCATCCAGTGCATGGTCCTTTCCGCCGATCTGGAAAACGAGCCCGACGTCATCGCCATGATCGCCGCCTCGGCGGCATTGGCGGTTTCGCCCATTCCATTCGACGGCCCCGTCGGCGCCATTCGCGTCGGCTACATCGAAGGCGCCCACGTACTCAATCCGCGCATCAGCGAAATGGAATTTTCGACGATGGAGATGGTCTTGGCCGGCCATTCGGATGCGGTGAACATGATCGAAGTCGGCGCGGCCGAGGTCCCCGACGAGGTCGTCACCGAGGGCATCGCCTTCGGCCACAAGGCGATCGCCGAGATCTGCGACGCCATCAAGGAACTGCAGGCCAAGGCGGGCAAGCCCAAGGAGTGGACCCCGCCGCCTCCGCTGGACGACCTCCGCGAGGAACTTCGCGGCAAATTCGAAGGTCGCCTCCGCGAGGCACGTTCCGTTTCCGGCAAGCAGGACCGCTACCAGGCAGTGGCCGATGTCTACCGCGCCGCCAAGGAGGACTACGCCGGCGGCGACGATCCGGAATCCAAGCAGCGTTGGTCGAAAATCAAGGACCTGCTCGACGGCATCGAGAAGGATATCCTTTCCGAATGGGTCGTCCGTGAAGGCCGACGATCCGACGGCCGCGGCGTCAAGGACATCCGCCCGCTGACCTGCGAGGTGAATGTGCTGCCGCGCGTCCACGGCTCGGCACTGTTTCAGCGCGGCGAGACCCAGTCCATCTGCGTGGTCACACTGGGCACCGGCCGTGACGAGCAGATTGTGGATGGGCTCTCGGAAGAATACAGCAAGAAGTTCATGCTGCATTACAACTTCCCGCCGCTCTGCACCGGGGAGGTCAAGCGTGTTGGCGCCACCAGTCGCCGCGAGATTGGCCACGGCAACCTCGCCGAGAAATCCCTGCAATACGTCCTGCCCAGCCCCGACGTATTCCCCTACACCATCCGCCTCGTTTCGGAAATCATGGAGTCCAACGGATCGAGCTCGATGGCCTCGGTCTGCGGTGGTTGCCTGGCGCTCATGGACGCCGGCGTACCCATTCGCCAGCCCGTTGCCGGCATCTCCGTCGGCATGTTCGAGCATAAGGACCAATATCGACTCGTCGTTGACATCCTCGGCGAGGAGGACCACTTCGGTGAGATGGACTTCAAAGTGGCAGGCTCGCAGCGTGGCGTGACGGCCGTGCAACTCGACCTCAAGACCCGGGGCCTTCCTCAGGATCGCATCCTCGAAACCTTCAAGATGGCCAAAGAGGCCCGCATGGACATCCTGCGGACCATGCTCAAGGCCCTGCCCGCTCCGCGCAAAGCCACCAGCAGTTACGCCCCGCGGATCATCACGATGCAGGTCAATCCCGAGAAGATCGGGAAGATCATCGGACCGGGCGGCCGCTACATCCGTTTGATTGAAAGCGAGACCGGCGCCACGGTGGAAATCGAGGATGACGGAACCGTACGGATTTCCTCGGTTGATCTGGATGCGGCGCAGAAGGCCATCGCCATGGTCGAAGCCGTCGCTGCGGAGGTGAAGGTCGGGCGGGTCTACGAAGGCCGAGTCAGCAGCATCAAGGACTTCGGCGCCTTCGTGGAGATCGTCCCAGGGCAGGACGGCCTTTGCCATATCAGCGAGTTGGACACGGGATACGTAAAGTCGGCGGCAGACGTGGTCAAGGTCGGCGACACCATCCGCGTCAAGGTGATCTCGGTGGACGACCAGGGGCGGGTCAAGCTCTCTCGAAAGGCGGCCATGCTCGAGGAGCAGGGCGAACCGGCCGCGGTCGAGTAGACCTCGCCTGTCGGTCGAGAATCACCGGAAAATCACCCCGGAAAGCGGGCCGACCTGCGCGGCAAACCGCCTCGGCGGATTCGCCGTATAATATCCCTCATGCCTGACACGTCGTTCGTGCTCATCGTCGAGAACGAACCCGACCAGGGCGAGGCGATGGCCGACGCCCTGCGCCGGGCGGGCTTTGCCTGCCATCTCGTCCACAACGTGGCCGACGCCCTCGCGAGCATCCGCCACCGACCACCGGACGTCGTCGTCACCGAATATGAACTCGGCAACGGCGAGAACGGCTTCGATGTCTTTCGCGCCACCAAGCGCAAGAACCCCGACGCCGAAGTGCTCATCCTCTCTGCCCGCAACGGGCATGACCGCGAGTTGGCCGTCGCCGACGGCGAGTTCAATCCTTACGACTTCGTTGCCAAACCGGTGGACATGGTCCTGCTGGTTGAGAAGGTACGGCGTGCCGCCAAGCAGGCCTCGGCCGCGCTTGAATCGCGCATGCTCCGCAAGCAGATGGAGACGGCGTTCGACGTCCACGGCATCATCGGGACGTCCGACGCCATTCGCCGCGAACTCCGCCGCCTCGGAAAGATCGCCCCCAGCAAGAGCACTGTGCTCATCTTCGGCGAGACCGGTACGGGTAAGGAGCTCTTCGCCCAGGCCATTCATCACATGTCCCCCCGCGCCGGCAAACCCTTCAAGGTCATCAACTGCGCAGCCGTGAGCGAAACCTTGTTGGAGAGCGAGCTTTTCGGGCACGTCAAAGGCGCGTTCACCGGCGCGATCGCCGATCGCAAGGGCCTCGTCGAGGCGGCGGACGGCGGCACGCTCTTCCTCGACGAAATCGGCGACATGCCCCTCATGATGCAGGCCAAGCTGCTCCGCACGCTCGAAACCGGCGAGGTCATGCGCGTGGGCAGCAACGACACCCAGTACTTCGACGTACGCTTCGTGGCCGCGACCAACCGCGACTTGAACGAAGGCGTTCGCGAAGGCAAGTTCCGCGAAGATCTCTTTTATCGCCTGCATGCCCACGGCGCGATTCGCATTCCTCCCCTGCGGCAGCGACGCGAGGATATCCCCGTGCTCGTCCGCCGCTTCATCGACGACGCCAACCGCGAGTACGCCACGGAGGTCATCTCCATCGCCCCGGAGGTCATGCGCAAGCTGATGAACTACCAGTGGCCCGGCAACGTCCGCGAGTTGCGCAGCGTGATCTACCAGATGTGCCTGGAGGCCGAGGGCGAGGAACTCGCCGTCGACGACCTGCCCCCCACGCTTCGCCCCGCGACCGACATCGTCCACGTGGGTGTGCCCAACATGGCCGGGATGAGCATGGCCGACGTCGAACGCCTTCACATCATGAACACCCTGCGCATGTACGGCGGCAACCGCGAAAAAACCGCCAACGCCCTGGGCATCGGGGCCAGAACGCTCTACCGGAAACTGAGGGACTATGGGTTGAGGTAAGGGCCTCGAGACCTTACGGAAATATCCCCCGCTCTTTGTACACCTTTTCCAGCCGCGTGAGCGCCACGATGTACGCCGCCGTGCGCCAGTCAGTCTCCCGCTCTCGAGCCACCGCCGACACGCGGTCGTACGCCGCGTTGATTTTCTTCTTCAACTTCCCATCCACTTCGTCCAACTCCCAGAACTCGCTGCGCTTGTTCTGGAGCCACTCGAAGTAGCTCACAATCACACCGCCGCTGTTGCAGAGAATGTCGGGTATGACATCAATGCCCCGGCCCTGGAGCACCGCGTCGCCTTCCGGATCGGTCGGGCCGTTGGCACCCTCGGCCACCAGTCGCACATTGAGCCACGGCGCCGTCTCGGCCGTGATCTGATTCTCCAGCGCCGCCGGTATGAGAATATCCGCCGGCGTCTTCAGGAACATGATGTGATCGACAAACTCTGCATTGGGGAACTTGTACACCCCGCCGCGCTCCTTGACGTGCGCCACCAGAAGCTCGGCATCCAGGCCGTTGTGATTCCGCACGCCGCCCGTGTGATCCTCCACGGCGATGAGCTTTCCGCCCAATCGACACAGCAGCCGGGCCGCCCACGAACCCACATTGCCGAACCCCTGCACCGTAAACGTCAGGCCCTTCAGCGACAGCTTGCGGTCGGCCGCCCACTTCTCGATGCAATAGACGATGCCCTGCCCCGTGGCCTTGTCGCGCCCTACGCTTCCCCCCGCCTCAACCGGCTTGCCCGTAACGACGTGCAGGTTCCGATGGCGATCCTGCGGCGGAACTGTCGACTGGTACGTGTCCAGTATCCACGCCATGATCTGCGCGTTGGTATTCACATCCGGGGCGGGGATGTCGTACTCCGGGCCGATGTTGTTGCCCAGGGCGTAGGCAAAGCGCCGCGTGATCCGCTCCATCTCCGGCCGGGCGTACTTCGATGGATCCATCTGGATCCCGCCCTTGGCCCCGCCGAAGGGAATGCCCGACAGCGCGCATTTCCACGTCATCCACGACGCCAGCGCTCGCACCTCGTCAATGTCCACCTTGGGGTGATAGCGCAGACCGCCCTTGAACGGGCCGAGCGCGTCGTTGTGCTGAACGCGATAGCCCGTAAACATTTCCACCTGCCCGTTGTTCATCTTCACTGGAAAGTTGACCACGATCTCGTTGTCCGTCGTGGCCAGAATGCGGCGGATGTCAGGATCAAGGCCCATCAGGTCCGCGGCCCTGTTGAACTGATGAACGACGTTGGCGTACACGCCGCGCGGGGGTGACGCCGGCGCGGCAACCACAGGTAAACCCACTAATGATTGACCCGCCAATTCCACCGGCACGGCCGCTGGCTTCTCCACCCAACTGGATGGCGAAGCCTCGGCCTCGGGCGGCGCGGGCTCGGGAGGAGTGGGCGACGCCGGACTGGCCTCGGCGGGGTCGCGATCCGCAGCGCGCGGCGACGACTTGCTGGCACGAACACTCATCGAGGAACTCCTGGAGGCATCCCCTGCGGAAGCGGATCAACTCGCCGCATCGATCAATAGATGACGATGTCCGCGGCGGTAAAGCTGGTGTAATCCGACTGCGACATGCCGATCTTCGCGATCACGCGGATCACGTCGCCCGCTTCAATGATAGTGCCCGTGCCGTTTGTGGAAAGTGCCTCAAAAACCACGCACTGCCCGGCCGTGGTGTCGTAGAACGAACCCGCCATGGAAGTGCCCGCCGTCAGGCCGGTTACCGTCGCCGAGCCGATCGCGGCGTCGAACGTCGCCTGGTCCGTTCCGGCGTTGGCGACCGCAGCCGTCAGCTTGATGAACTGCGTCGTGCCCACGGCCGTCGCACCGCCCTGGCCCACTTCGGCGACCACGACCTCGCCCACCGCGGTCGCCACAAGTGAACCGGCCGCGCCACCGCCCTGAGCAAGCCCGACAACGCCCGGCGCCCCGAAAGTATTTCCTGCGGATATCGCTGCAAGGTCGTCGCCGTCCGCCCAATCCATGACAACATCGGAGCTCGCGCCGACGGCCACGCTATTATCAAAACGGAAGGCGTCGCTTCCGCCGCCGCCGGCAAGCTGATCGCTTCCGGATCCCCCGTTGATCGTGTCGCTTCCACCACGCCCATTGATGTTGTCGGCGCCGGGCGAGCCGAGCAACGTGTCGTTGCCGCTCCCGCCCACGATGTCGGCACCCGAGGAATCCGCGAGGGAGTAGTTCATGCGTCCCGTCGCGGTCGATGCGTTGACGCTGGTCACCGTGCTCGGCCAGGCATTGGATACCGTCAAATGGCCAGCGCCGGAGATATTCACGGTGGCGAGTGAAGTTCCCGCATCTTGAACAAACTCGGTCAGCGTATTGCTAGTTCCGTTGGAAACGACGTTCAGCGTCTCGATGCCATTCGCATCGGCGGAGACGATTGTCACCGTCCCGCCGGTCACCTGTTGCAGCGTCAGCGTCATGTCATCCGCAGCACCGACCGTGGCAGCCGCGACGTTCGAAAGCGTTGCCCCGACGGCTTGATTGGTCAGGCCAAGATCCACAATTGCGGCAAGGTTGGTGAGCCGCAATGGGTTGGTGTTGATGCTGTTAAGAACGTGCACATCTGTAAGGCCTGTGATATCGTCGCCTGCAAGAGTGGTCGTTGCTACACCGAGATCGGTGAGGTTGAATAGCTCGATCGAGACCAGCGTCGGCGAGACGACGGTGGAGGCCGTGAAGTTGAAAGCCGCGTTTAGTGTGTCGCTTCCTTCTCCCAGATCAATAGAGTCACCGGTCTGAAGCGAAGGAAGCGAAGTTCCCGTTGGAGCGTTAAATAATAGAGGAGCGCTTATTGTGTCATCATGTGAAGTACCGGTGATGGTGTCGGCTCCGAGAGTGAGGCCAAAGGGTGGATCAACGATCACGCAGGAGTCTTCGTAACACGTCAAGGGGGGCGAACAAGGATCTTCTTCCGCAACGCACGAAAACTCCGCGCACGTCTCCGCCCCGTTACAAAATATTCCATCGTCGCAATCCGCGTCCGTTCGACATTCCGCTTCGACGCAGGCGCCGACCTCTACATCGCAGCCTTGGCCTTCCGGGCAATTGTCCGCATGCACGCATTCGCCCGTCTCGCCGTCACACGAATCGTCCGTGCAGGCCACGCCGTCATCGCAGTTGTTGGCTAGGTGAACGCACACTCCGTCCGCGCATCCGTCGCCCGTGCAGAGGTCGCTGTCGTCGCAATCCTCATCGGCCGCGCACTCCGGGGCGACGCACACGTCGCCGTCTTCGTCACAAGTCTGGTTCTCCGAACAGGGCGCGATGCCCGCCTGGCAAGCGCCGTCTGCACAGAATTCCACGCCATTGCAGTAAGCGCCGTCGTCGCAGTCCGCGTCGGCAAGACAATCCACGCACGAGCCATCGGCCGGATCGCACATCTGACCCGCCGCACACTCGACCGGCGGATGTTCGCACGCCCCGTCCGCACATACGTCGTTCGTGCACAAGTCCCCATCGTCGCAGTCTGCGTCTTCCTGGCACTCGTCGCAGCGGTCTTCTGCCTCGTTGCAGAATTCGCCCTCCGCACAGAGATCCTCGGCGGCCACACACATGCCGTCAGCGCACGATTCCTCGCCGTTACAGAATGAGCCGTCCTGGCATTCGGCATCATCAGTGCAGGGGTGGTCTGCAATCGGAATGCACCCGGCCAGCATTCCAGATCCGAGCGCGAAAAATCCCCACCAAATCACCGGTCGAGCGGGGAGGAAACCCCGCCGCCATCGCTTGAGCATGGACATGCGTAATCTCCGCCGGGGTCAAGAGTTGCGTCCGCGCCGCGCCTCGGACTTCCGCGACCACCCCTGGGCAACGCCACCGATTATTCGAGGACGCCAAGTGGCAGACTACTCGGTTTCGGAACGCGGCGAGGGTGCGGCCTGTTGCCGCATGGTTGGCAGGAAACTCGTTAGGCGGTGTCGCCCCCCTTCACTTGCCGGCGGTTTGCTCGCCTGTCGGTGGACTCACCGCCCCGCCGGGGATGTCGATCTTCTTTCCAAAGCCCGACGGCAAGTTGACCGTGACATAGCCATCTTGCTCGAATTTTGACATCAACCGATACATCGATCCCATCGCATCCGAAAATCGATTCAATGCCAGCACCGCCGCCTCATACAAACGGTCATCGCGCACGAGCAGACCGGCCGTACCTTTCCCCTGGGAAATGCCATAGGTCACGTTCGACAGATGCTCCGCGCTGTCACTGAGTTCATCAAGCACCGTCGTAAGTTGGCCAAAGGACTTGTCCAGATTGGCACGAACGTCGTCGATTCCCGTATTGAGGTTCTCCGCCGTCCGCGAGGTTTGCGTGTTCCACGCCTCGACCAGGTCGTGAAGTCGCTCGGCCGAGTCCTTCAGGTCACGCACGGCCGTCTTGACGTCGTCCTGCACATTCTCATCGCCCAGCACGCGGTTCAGGTTGGCGACAAATCGATCGATTCGCTCCACGGCCGTGGAGAGATTGGCCGTGAGCCCCTCCTTGGTGTTTACATCCTGAACGGACCGCTGTTCGAGCAGTTCCGCCAGGTTCGTGCCCACCGGCGTCCACGACTCCGTCAGATCGGCGATGTTACGCACCGCGCGCTCTACCTGATCGATCGTATCCTTGCTGATGAGCTCGCCGATCAGGCTGCGCATCTCGCCGGGAATGGCCGGCGAGTCCTCCCGCCGCAGCGGCTTGCTTTTCCCGTCTTCCGGCAGAATGATCTCCACGTGTCCCGTGCCGAATCCCATGATCGCGCCATAGACGCGGGCGGTGGCTCCCTCGGGAATGACATATTGACGCTTGATGCCTGCCGCAATGTATACCCCCTGCCCGGGTTTCTCCGGGTTCTGAAAGTCCAGCGACGTCACCCGCCCGATCTCCACGCCGTCGAGCAGCACCGGACTGCCTTCCCCGATGCCGCTCAGGCTCCGGACATCCGTGATCCGCAGGGTCCATTCGCTGCGCCGCAGAAACGACGGCGTCTCACCAAACCAGACCATGAGAATACCCAGCGCCACCAGGGAGAGAAGCACGAACCCACCCACCAGCGTGTTCCGCAGAGAGTCTTTCATGACGTCGTCCGTACCTGTAGGGATTTGAGAACCTCGTTCGAGCAGCGCCCCTCGATGAAGCAACGAACGCGGTCGTCCTCGCACTGCTTCGTTTCATCCGGCGTGCCGTCGAAGATGAACTTGCCGCGATGGATCATCACGACCCGGTCGGCCACCTTGAACACGCTGGCCATGTCGTGCGTCACCACCACGCTCGTCACCGACAGCTCTCGGGCGAGCTTGAGGATCAGTTCGTTGATCTCGTCCGCCCGCGGTGGGTCGAGACCCGTTGTCGGCTCGTCGTATAGAATCAGCTCCGGGTCCAGGGCAATCGCCCGGGCCAGTGCCACCCGCTTCTTTTGTCCGCCGGACAGATCCGCCGGCCACTGCTTCTGCACGCCGTCCAACCCCACGAGGTCCAGCTTGTGGCGCACGATTTCCTCAATCTCCGGCCGCTTCAACTTCGTGTGCTCGACCAGCGGAAACGCGACGTTGTCATAAACATTCATCGAATCGAACAGGGCACTGAGCTGAAACAGAAAGCCGAATCGCGGGCGGATATTGACGAGCTCGCGCTCGGGAAGGTTGTCGATCCGCCGGCCATGGAAATGGACTTCGCCGCGATCCGGACGGAGCAGGCACACGATGTGCTTGAGGATGACACTCTTCCCCGCGCCGGAAGCGCCGATGATCACGGCCGTCTGGCCCCGGCGAAGATCGAGCGACACGCCATCCAGCACGACCAGGTCGCCAAATCGCTTGTGCAGGTCGACGAGGCGCACCAGCGTGGTGTCATCGGAGGTTGCCGGTTCGGCTTCGGACCTGGGCGATGATGTTCCAGTCGATTTTCTAGATGAGTGCCTTGAACCCATACAGGCCCACGTACAAGCCGGAAAACAGCGTCCCCAGGAAAAAGTTCGAAATGAGGATGACGATGAAGCTCAACACAAAGGCCTCCGTGCAGGCCCGACCCACGCCTTCCGCACCGGCCCGACAATGAAATCCCTTGTAACACGTAATCAGGGCGATCGCCCCGCCGAACACGAAACTCTTGATCACGCCCTCGGTCAGATCAATCACCCCAATGGCATCCCTGACGTAATACCAGTATGGGCTCGATGGTATATCCTTCAGCACTACGGCGATGAACCATCCCGCCAGCGAACCGAAAACGTCACAGAAGAAATTCAGTAACGGCGCAAAGAGCAGGCACGCCAGAAACCGCGGAACCACCAGGTAGCGAATCGGATCAGTTCCCATCACGGTGAGGGCACTGATCTGCTCGGTGACACGCATCGTGCCCAACTCGGCGGTCAGCGCCCCGCCGACCCGCCCGGCGAGCATCACGCCCGCCAGCACCGGCCCCAACTCCGGCACCAGGGTAGCCGACAGCAGCACGCCCATACGCTGCTCGAAACCCGCCGCACGAAGCTGATCGTAGCTCTGCACCGCGAGCACCAGCCCGACAAACGTCCCGGTAATGGCAATCACTGGAAGCGTGCGATTGCCCACCTCGAAGAAAAGAGGCATGGTCCGCTTCCAGGTCCGCCACTGCAGCAGGCCCGGCAACAGCCAGCGGAACATCTGCCAGCTGAACTGGGCACCGTCGCCCAGCGCGGCCATCGTAGCGATGCTTTTCTTGCCGAGTGCGCTTAGCATGATGCAACGAGGGGAATGGGAAGGAGGCGGACCACGCGCTCGCCTGTGTGTCGCGTATCTAACGGACGCGCCGCGCGCCTGTCAATTGTCCGTCCGAATTGTCACCGCGAATTGCCGCGAGCAGGCCGCACACTTTATCATGCGGCCATGCCCGCCAAACCAGCCGCCGTATCCATCGTCGTCCCCACCTTTCGCGAGGCTGAAAACATCCCCGAACTGACCCGCCGGGTATTCGAGGCCACGCGGACCGCCAACATCCAGGCCGAACTCATCCTCGTCGACGACAACTCCGGCGACGGCACCGGCCAGGTCGTCGAGCGACTCCAAGCTGACTACGCTGTAAGCGTCATCGTCCGCCGCAACGAGCGGGGTCTCTCCAGCGCTGTACTGGCCGGATTCGACCGCGCTCGCCACGACCGCCTCGTTGTCCTCGATGCCGACCTCCAGCACCCGCCGGAAGCCATTCCCGCCCTCGTCGAAGCACTCGACGCCGACGACCACGACTTCGCCATCGCCACCCGGTACGGCCGTGGCGGCGGCATCGACTCCGACTGGCCTCTCCTGCGTCGAATCATCAGCCGCACCGCGACGCTCCTCGCCCGGCCCGTCGCGCCCCTCAGCGATCCCATGTCCGGCTTCTTCGCCCTGCACCGCCGGACTTGGAAGGGCGCCGCCCGCCTCGACCCCATCGGATACAAGATCGCCCTCGAGCTCTACGTCAAAGGCCGCTGCCGCCGGCCCGCCGAAGTACCCATCCGTTTCGCCCCTCGACGCGCCGGCGAAAGCAAGCTCACCCTGGCCGAACAATGGCGCTACATCCGCCATCTCAGCCGACTCTACCGCTTTCGATACCCCTGGTTGCTGCCCTCCCTTATCGCCGTTCTAGTGCTTGCCTCCCTGGGATTCACACTCTGGCTCCTTGGCCGCTCGAACTGAGATCGGGAATACCGTTCTCGCCTCGCGCCGCACCCCTTACCGATTTCGGATAGCATGCCCCGTCTTGCGCCGCTGGGCCTGAACCGGCTTTGCCGGCGGCGGCTTTGGATAAACCCGGGGGACAGCTTGTCACAATCGGCCGAATCGTCCTTTCTCGAGCCCGTCCATCGTCGCGGTGAGCTCCGCCACGTCGTCGCCATGGCCATCCCCGTGGTCCTCACCACCAGTTCGCGCGCCCTGATGGACTTCGTAGACTTCTCACTCGTCAGCCGGCTGCCCGACGAGAATCCCCAGGCCGCCATCCTGCCCGCACAGATGCTTGTCTGGACGTACCTGATCCTCGGCATGGGCACGGTTTCGGTGGTCAACACGTTCGCCTCCCAGGCCCTGGGCCGCGGCCGCCACGCCGATTGCAGCGCCTATGCGTGGCAATCCCTCTATCTTTCCCTCATTGTCGGCGCCATCGGTGTGGCACTGATTCCCGGAATGGGGCCGCTCGTTCGCCTGATCGGGCACGATCCGGCGATTCAGGTCCACGAGCTCGCCTACGGCCGCGTGGCCATGCTCGCCGGCGCCGCCACGCTCGCCGCCCAGGCCCTGGGCTGGTTCTTCATCGGCATCCACCGACCCTGGGTGGCCATGTGGTCTGTATTCGAGGCCAATCTCGTCAACGTTTGCGTAAGTTACGTGCTGATTTTCGGGAAGCTGGGCTTCGAGCCCATGGGTATCGCCGGGGCCGCATGGGGGACCCTCGTCGCCACGACATACAGAACGCTACGCCTCCTGATCACCATGCTGCTTCCCACGACCGCGAACCCGTACGACTCGCGACGTACCTGGCGTCCCAGCGCGACCAAGCTCCGCAACTTCATTCGTGTCGGCCTGCCCTGCGGCGTGCGCTGGTTCTCCGAAGTTGTGGTCTGGGCGGCGTTTGTTCATGTGCTCATCGGCTCGCGATTCGGCATCGCCGACCTCATCGCCACGGGAGCCATGTGGCAATACATGCGCGTGGGATTCATGCCCACGCTCGGCGTCGGCCAGGCCCTGACCGCCCTCGTGGGCAAGTCCCTCGGCGAGGGCAATCCCCAGCGAGCCATCCGCGAAGTCCGCTGGGCGACCGGCCTCGCCGTTGCCTACATGGGCTCGCTCTCGCTCCTCTACGCCTTCTTCGGCGCAGAACTCATCGCCCTGTTTAACGACGACCCGGCCGTCGTCAGCATTGGGCGAAAGATCATGTACTGCGCGGCCGTGTTCCAACTGTTCGACGCCGTCGGCATCGTCTACGATTCAGCCCTGCGCGGCGCCGGTGATACTTTCGTCCCGGCCCTGTTCTTCGCCCTCTGGACATGGCTGAGTATCCTTGGCGGCGGCTGGCTGCTG
It encodes:
- a CDS encoding Glu/Leu/Phe/Val dehydrogenase, translated to MGLDPDIRRILATTDNEIVVNFPVKMNNGQVEMFTGYRVQHNDALGPFKGGLRYHPKVDIDEVRALASWMTWKCALSGIPFGGAKGGIQMDPSKYARPEMERITRRFAYALGNNIGPEYDIPAPDVNTNAQIMAWILDTYQSTVPPQDRHRNLHVVTGKPVEAGGSVGRDKATGQGIVYCIEKWAADRKLSLKGLTFTVQGFGNVGSWAARLLCRLGGKLIAVEDHTGGVRNHNGLDAELLVAHVKERGGVYKFPNAEFVDHIMFLKTPADILIPAALENQITAETAPWLNVRLVAEGANGPTDPEGDAVLQGRGIDVIPDILCNSGGVIVSYFEWLQNKRSEFWELDEVDGKLKKKINAAYDRVSAVARERETDWRTAAYIVALTRLEKVYKERGIFP
- the rpsO gene encoding 30S ribosomal protein S15: MATAQEAKQGIIHSHRRHEKDTGSAEVQIALLTSRISELTGHLQSNLKDHAARRGLLKMVGRRTKLLRYLTQTDRERYRQIVANLGLRK
- the pnp gene encoding polyribonucleotide nucleotidyltransferase, with amino-acid sequence MSESTKRIPLGIHEVERVIGGRTLRIETGRIARQAAGSVLVTYGETVVLGAVVGGPPREGIDFFPLTVDYREKTYAAGKFPGGFFKRESRPTNKEILTMRMIDRPMRPLFPNEYRDEVLIQCMVLSADLENEPDVIAMIAASAALAVSPIPFDGPVGAIRVGYIEGAHVLNPRISEMEFSTMEMVLAGHSDAVNMIEVGAAEVPDEVVTEGIAFGHKAIAEICDAIKELQAKAGKPKEWTPPPPLDDLREELRGKFEGRLREARSVSGKQDRYQAVADVYRAAKEDYAGGDDPESKQRWSKIKDLLDGIEKDILSEWVVREGRRSDGRGVKDIRPLTCEVNVLPRVHGSALFQRGETQSICVVTLGTGRDEQIVDGLSEEYSKKFMLHYNFPPLCTGEVKRVGATSRREIGHGNLAEKSLQYVLPSPDVFPYTIRLVSEIMESNGSSSMASVCGGCLALMDAGVPIRQPVAGISVGMFEHKDQYRLVVDILGEEDHFGEMDFKVAGSQRGVTAVQLDLKTRGLPQDRILETFKMAKEARMDILRTMLKALPAPRKATSSYAPRIITMQVNPEKIGKIIGPGGRYIRLIESETGATVEIEDDGTVRISSVDLDAAQKAIAMVEAVAAEVKVGRVYEGRVSSIKDFGAFVEIVPGQDGLCHISELDTGYVKSAADVVKVGDTIRVKVISVDDQGRVKLSRKAAMLEEQGEPAAVE
- a CDS encoding calcium-binding protein produces the protein MSMLKRWRRGFLPARPVIWWGFFALGSGMLAGCIPIADHPCTDDAECQDGSFCNGEESCADGMCVAAEDLCAEGEFCNEAEDRCDECQEDADCDDGDLCTNDVCADGACEHPPVECAAGQMCDPADGSCVDCLADADCDDGAYCNGVEFCADGACQAGIAPCSENQTCDEDGDVCVAPECAADEDCDDSDLCTGDGCADGVCVHLANNCDDGVACTDDSCDGETGECVHADNCPEGQGCDVEVGACVEAECRTDADCDDGIFCNGAETCAEFSCVAEEDPCSPPLTCYEDSCVIVDPPFGLTLGADTITGTSHDDTISAPLLFNAPTGTSLPSLQTGDSIDLGEGSDTLNAAFNFTASTVVSPTLVSIELFNLTDLGVATTTLAGDDITGLTDVHVLNSINTNPLRLTNLAAIVDLGLTNQAVGATLSNVAAATVGAADDMTLTLQQVTGGTVTIVSADANGIETLNVVSNGTSNTLTEFVQDAGTSLATVNISGAGHLTVSNAWPSTVTSVNASTATGRMNYSLADSSGADIVGGSGNDTLLGSPGADNINGRGGSDTINGGSGSDQLAGGGGSDAFRFDNSVAVGASSDVVMDWADGDDLAAISAGNTFGAPGVVGLAQGGGAAGSLVATAVGEVVVAEVGQGGATAVGTTQFIKLTAAVANAGTDQATFDAAIGSATVTGLTAGTSMAGSFYDTTAGQCVVFEALSTNGTGTIIEAGDVIRVIAKIGMSQSDYTSFTAADIVIY
- a CDS encoding sigma-54-dependent Fis family transcriptional regulator gives rise to the protein MPDTSFVLIVENEPDQGEAMADALRRAGFACHLVHNVADALASIRHRPPDVVVTEYELGNGENGFDVFRATKRKNPDAEVLILSARNGHDRELAVADGEFNPYDFVAKPVDMVLLVEKVRRAAKQASAALESRMLRKQMETAFDVHGIIGTSDAIRRELRRLGKIAPSKSTVLIFGETGTGKELFAQAIHHMSPRAGKPFKVINCAAVSETLLESELFGHVKGAFTGAIADRKGLVEAADGGTLFLDEIGDMPLMMQAKLLRTLETGEVMRVGSNDTQYFDVRFVAATNRDLNEGVREGKFREDLFYRLHAHGAIRIPPLRQRREDIPVLVRRFIDDANREYATEVISIAPEVMRKLMNYQWPGNVRELRSVIYQMCLEAEGEELAVDDLPPTLRPATDIVHVGVPNMAGMSMADVERLHIMNTLRMYGGNREKTANALGIGARTLYRKLRDYGLR